The following are from one region of the Nicotiana tabacum cultivar K326 chromosome 3, ASM71507v2, whole genome shotgun sequence genome:
- the LOC142178958 gene encoding uncharacterized protein LOC142178958 — MASSSNRAVESVDESQAQYNAMPHLQGGNEEPLPDLNHPRRVFEQLECTNAAKFKYAISLLQKDAYDWWVSVPNAKAKPPVLTWDDFVKSFRAKYVPPIYCDAKKKEFLNLRQGSMSIAEYQQNFLRLSRYAKGIIDGERNKCRRFEEGLNGYIRKSVAIIQLEDFSKLISAALTWERIDKEEASRRENRFRKGNSDYGGPSKKEKFDYSKTESTHKSLHHTHNKSNFSTASTPSYGQGKTHTPTCAQCWKNHYGACGRASGACFNYGSMDHKVKDCPNPNPLSYTHTEGSVQKSVTTHSQANSSARPRNMQATGSSVANQAGGSRAVARVYAMRQKNDQDGPDVVAGKFHLFGISVVTLFDPGSSHSYVFSSLAFPDTVKSVRLDFDVLVTSPLGHQAVVNRIYRDCPFMIQNLVFPVDLLEMPFRDYDVIVGMDCLHWHHALVDCRLKQVTFRTPAYSHMVVQGERSLSSNIISAVLARKMICQGCDAYLAHIVDTRLGSPSLKDILTVCDFPDDLPGLPPEREIEFPIDLVPGTTLFSIAPYRMAPAN, encoded by the exons ATGGCCTCTTCTTCGAATAGAGCTGTTGAATCCGTTGATGAAAGTCAGGCCCAGTATAATGCCATGCCTCACCTTCAGGGAGGAAATGAGGAACCCTTGCCTGACCTAAATCATCCTCGT AGGGTCTTTGAACAACTGGAGTGTACTAATGCTGCCAAATTTAAGTATGCTATCTCCCTTTTACAAAAAGATGCTTATGATTGGTGGGTAAGTGTGCCAAATGCAAAAGCAAAACCTCCGGTGCTGACTTGGGATGACTTTGTGAAATCATTTCGTGCAAAATATGTTCCccctatctattgtgatgctaaaAAGAAAGAGTTTCTGAATTTAAGACAAGGGAGTATGTCTATTGCAGAGTATCAACAAAACTTTCTCAGGCTTTCTCGCTATGCTAAAGGTATTATTGATGGTGAAAGAAACAAGtgcagaagatttgaagaagGTTTAAATGGTTACATTCGAAAATCAGTGGCAATCATACAACTTGAGGATTTTTCCAAGCTGATTTCAGCTGCACTTACTTGGGAAAGAATTGACAAGGAAGAAGCTAGTAGGAGAGAAAACAGGTTTAGGAAGGGTAATTCAGATTATGGCGGTCCATccaaaaaggaaaagtttgatTATTCCAAGACTGAGAGTACACATAAATCATTACATCATACGCATAATAAGTCAAATTTTTCTACTGCTAGTACTCCAAGTTATGGACAAGGCAAAACTCATACACCTACTTGTGCACAGTGCTGGAAGAATCATTATGGTGCATGTGGACGAGCTTCTGGTGCTTGTTTTAATTATGGAAGTATGGATCATAAAGTGAAGGATTGTCCTAATCCTAATCCTCTTTCTTATACACATACAGAAGGATCAGTTCAAAAGTCTGTCACTACTCATTCTCAAGCTAATAGTAGTGCTAGACCTCGAAATATGCAAGCAACGGGCTCGAGTGTAGCTAATCAGGCTGGTGGGTCGAGAGCTGTTGCACGAGTTTATGCTATGAGACAGAAGAATGACCAGGATGGTCCGGACGTGGTTGCTGGTAAATTTCACTTATTTGGCATATCTGTTGTTACATTATTTGATCCTGGATCTTCGCACTCTTATGTTTTCTCATCACTTGCATTTCCTGATACTGTTAAATCTGTGAGACTTGACTTTGATGTGCTGGTCACGAGTCCATTAGGTCATCAGGCTGTTGTTAACAGGATTTACCGAGATTGTCCATTCATGATTCAAAATCTGGTCTTCCCTGTCGACTTACTTGAAATGCCCTTCCGAGACTATGATGTTATTGTTGGCATGGATTGTCTCCATTGGCACCATGCATTGGTTGATTGTAGGTTGAAGCAAGTGACATTTAGAACTCCTGCATATTCACACATGGTAGTTCAAGGAGAAAGATCATTGTCATCTAATATTATTTCTGCGGTCTTGGCAAGGAAGATGATTTGTCAAGGTTGTGATGCCTATCTTGCTCATATAGTCGATACACGATTGGGGAGTCCAAGTCTTAAGGACATACTAACTGTGTGCGACTTTCCTGATGATCTTCCTGGGTTGCCTCCAGAGAGGGAGATTGAATTTCCTATAGATCTTGTCCCTGGAACTACTCTTTTTTCTATCGctccctatagaatggctccAGCgaattaa